In the genome of Hyphomonas sp. Mor2, one region contains:
- a CDS encoding helix-turn-helix transcriptional regulator, with translation MSENKTPSGIDRIVGQRLRWRRRELKLTQEQLGEKLGLTFQQVQKYEKGVNRISAGRLFEIAQALGITITYFYEGVDELLENPATVSVHEQDHPPTLPVIDTEAMELVTAFQKIGDKSLRRSLLETIRAAAATSDLSPDA, from the coding sequence ATGTCAGAAAACAAAACACCAAGCGGAATAGATCGAATTGTTGGACAGCGCCTGCGCTGGCGCCGCCGTGAATTGAAACTGACTCAGGAACAACTCGGTGAGAAACTCGGACTGACCTTTCAGCAAGTCCAGAAATACGAGAAAGGCGTCAATCGGATCTCGGCTGGCCGCCTGTTCGAGATCGCTCAGGCGCTCGGCATCACGATCACCTATTTCTATGAAGGCGTTGACGAGCTGCTGGAAAATCCCGCCACCGTAAGCGTACATGAGCAGGATCATCCGCCGACCTTGCCAGTGATTGATACCGAAGCCATGGAACTGGTCACGGCCTTTCAGAAGATTGGCGACAAATCGCTGCGTCGATCGCTGCTCGAGACCATTCGCGCTGCAGCCGCCACATCAGATCTCTCCCCGGACGCCTGA
- a CDS encoding DUF418 domain-containing protein — translation MPYTSAPPGPTRQSDRYEIMDVLRGFALLGVLIANLVELGGVDVLATAHQLAALPSAAIDARTSWWLDLLVFDKANTLFAVLFGAGFWIMLERLNARAAPFERIYLRRISLLTAFGLLHLFGWFAWDILHVYGLMAFLLLLSRNLSSRTMLLIGLPLLLFARPVLEWTIEQSETLSGMMNLAYTDAAILERQSVALSGDIVAWVSAMNEMTWQDWILSGTMVAWFAYALGRFFIGAWIVRQGVIQSAERHLPLVRACTIPLLGLGFGLQVIVLTLQDGPAGTWTSSAPLALDLTQGVATPLIAAGYVCLLTQLFFGTRTRWLVQPFAPVGQMALTNYLLQSPFIILVLGGWGPGLGLAGEAGSTAYTLLALAFFAAQVLFSHYWMKAFAYGPAEWVWRALTYQTRPKMRRTSTPTA, via the coding sequence ATGCCCTACACTTCCGCACCCCCCGGCCCCACTCGCCAGAGTGATCGCTACGAGATCATGGACGTCCTTCGCGGCTTTGCCCTTCTGGGCGTTTTGATCGCAAACCTGGTTGAACTGGGCGGGGTTGACGTGCTGGCCACCGCGCACCAGCTCGCCGCCTTACCCTCCGCTGCGATCGACGCGCGCACCAGCTGGTGGCTGGACCTGCTGGTCTTTGACAAGGCCAACACGCTGTTCGCTGTACTGTTCGGCGCCGGATTCTGGATCATGCTGGAACGCTTGAATGCCCGCGCCGCCCCGTTCGAGCGCATTTACCTGCGGCGGATCTCGCTACTCACGGCGTTCGGCTTGCTCCATCTATTTGGATGGTTCGCCTGGGACATTCTACATGTCTACGGGTTGATGGCGTTCCTTCTTCTTCTGTCCCGTAACCTGTCCTCGAGAACCATGCTCCTGATCGGGCTGCCCTTGCTCTTGTTCGCCCGCCCGGTCCTGGAATGGACGATCGAGCAAAGCGAAACGCTGTCGGGCATGATGAATCTCGCTTACACGGACGCCGCCATTCTTGAGCGCCAGTCGGTGGCTTTGTCCGGAGACATTGTCGCCTGGGTCAGCGCTATGAATGAGATGACCTGGCAGGACTGGATTCTCAGCGGCACCATGGTGGCCTGGTTCGCCTATGCGCTCGGCCGGTTCTTTATCGGCGCCTGGATCGTCCGGCAGGGCGTGATCCAGAGTGCCGAACGCCATCTCCCCCTGGTCAGGGCCTGTACCATCCCTTTGCTCGGATTGGGATTTGGACTGCAAGTGATCGTGCTTACCCTGCAGGACGGCCCCGCGGGCACATGGACGTCCTCGGCCCCTCTCGCGCTCGACCTGACGCAAGGCGTCGCGACCCCGTTAATTGCGGCGGGCTATGTCTGCCTGCTGACCCAGCTCTTTTTCGGCACCCGCACGCGATGGCTGGTGCAGCCCTTCGCTCCGGTCGGACAGATGGCCCTGACAAATTATCTCTTGCAGAGCCCTTTCATTATCCTGGTGCTCGGCGGGTGGGGTCCTGGGCTCGGCCTTGCGGGCGAGGCCGGCAGCACCGCTTACACTTTGCTGGCGCTCGCCTTTTTCGCCGCTCAGGTCCTGTTCAGTCACTATTGGATGAAGGCCTTCGCATATGGGCCCGCAGAGTGGGTCTGGCGCGCCTTGACCTACCAAACGCGTCCAAAAATGCGGCGAACGTCAACGCCAACGGCTTGA
- a CDS encoding inositol monophosphatase family protein, producing the protein MPPPSAVLQLESLMAPAAGLGLSWASKREALILDEKSAGQFASNADIEIEQLLRNGLAEQFPGQAVIGEEMGGALTGDARGWAIDPIDGTSNFVLGLPIWGISVGHWDNGHSSLGAIALPALGLTVSAAKGAGVRINGVPAGDLRPRSPVKIFAIGENDFETGPQTDTRAQTYRARDYSVVRYRCAVFALAMSGMGRLSGYDEHGCGLWDIAAADVICREAGMTVETRQINETRWSIKAQWPT; encoded by the coding sequence ATGCCACCGCCATCAGCTGTGCTGCAACTGGAATCCCTGATGGCGCCGGCCGCTGGCCTGGGCTTGTCCTGGGCAAGCAAGCGCGAGGCGCTCATCCTGGACGAAAAGTCCGCCGGTCAGTTTGCTTCGAATGCCGATATCGAGATCGAGCAATTGTTGCGGAACGGATTGGCGGAGCAGTTTCCGGGTCAAGCTGTGATCGGGGAGGAAATGGGCGGAGCATTGACCGGCGATGCCAGGGGCTGGGCGATTGATCCGATTGACGGCACATCGAATTTCGTCCTCGGCTTGCCCATCTGGGGCATCTCGGTCGGCCATTGGGATAACGGACACTCCTCGCTTGGGGCGATAGCTTTACCGGCATTGGGGCTCACCGTGTCGGCGGCGAAGGGTGCGGGCGTGCGGATCAATGGCGTGCCCGCAGGCGATCTTCGCCCCAGGAGCCCGGTCAAGATTTTTGCGATTGGCGAGAATGATTTTGAAACCGGCCCGCAAACCGACACTCGCGCGCAAACCTATCGCGCGCGCGACTATTCCGTTGTGCGCTATCGCTGCGCGGTCTTCGCGCTCGCCATGTCCGGCATGGGTCGCCTCAGCGGCTATGACGAACATGGCTGTGGTCTCTGGGACATTGCCGCAGCCGATGTGATTTGCCGTGAAGCCGGGATGACGGTCGAAACCCGTCAGATCAATGAGACGCGCTGGTCAATCAAGGCCCAGTGGCCGACTTGA
- a CDS encoding aromatic ring-hydroxylating dioxygenase subunit alpha produces the protein MADTNTLIETKPKTQTGLTPEGWLTDSWYLACVSSELKAGKQVRRIVLGQPLVIARTDQGEVFALRDICPHRLVPLSAGRQVETEGEATLECPYHGWRFGTDGVCRHMPSLTGDEPYDPAKVKVRRYPVHEAHGAIYVFIADDPRFAGAPDVPAPQFGPLPEKPKFVIEDVFNAHMDDAVVGLMDPAHVPFVHNQWWWRPPSVGLKLKEKPFIPADRGWAIDRHKPSSNSKLYKWVFGDDVETEIHFQLPGFRWEIISNDKARLLTLTCLTPEAPKRTRITQLTWWTGAPLLHLAIPIAKPMARKFLRQDGDMVDLQNLGMEHQKAMMWIDDIDVQAKWYQMLKKEWAASRKAGRAFKNKIKPTVLRWRS, from the coding sequence ATGGCCGACACCAACACACTCATCGAGACCAAACCCAAGACACAGACCGGTCTGACCCCGGAAGGCTGGCTCACCGACAGCTGGTACCTTGCCTGTGTGTCGTCAGAGCTGAAAGCCGGCAAACAGGTGCGCCGGATCGTTCTGGGACAGCCTCTCGTGATTGCGCGTACCGATCAGGGCGAAGTCTTCGCATTGCGGGATATCTGCCCGCATCGCCTCGTGCCACTGAGCGCTGGACGGCAGGTTGAGACCGAGGGTGAGGCGACGCTGGAATGCCCCTATCATGGCTGGCGATTTGGCACTGATGGTGTGTGTCGGCACATGCCGAGCCTGACCGGCGACGAGCCTTATGATCCCGCCAAGGTGAAGGTGCGGCGCTATCCGGTGCATGAAGCGCATGGCGCCATCTATGTCTTCATCGCGGACGATCCTCGTTTCGCCGGAGCGCCTGACGTCCCGGCGCCGCAATTCGGGCCGCTGCCGGAAAAGCCGAAATTTGTCATCGAGGATGTGTTCAACGCCCATATGGACGATGCCGTGGTCGGTCTGATGGACCCGGCGCACGTGCCTTTTGTCCACAATCAATGGTGGTGGCGCCCGCCTTCTGTGGGGCTGAAACTCAAGGAAAAGCCGTTCATACCGGCCGATCGCGGCTGGGCGATCGATCGCCATAAACCAAGCTCAAACTCGAAACTCTATAAATGGGTGTTCGGCGACGACGTAGAGACAGAAATTCATTTTCAGCTGCCCGGATTCCGATGGGAGATTATTTCCAACGACAAGGCCCGACTGCTGACGCTGACCTGCCTGACGCCAGAGGCCCCGAAACGCACGCGGATCACGCAGTTGACCTGGTGGACAGGCGCCCCGCTGCTGCATCTTGCCATTCCGATCGCCAAACCGATGGCGCGCAAATTTCTGCGTCAGGACGGGGACATGGTCGATCTGCAAAATCTCGGCATGGAACACCAGAAGGCGATGATGTGGATCGACGATATCGATGTCCAGGCCAAGTGGTATCAGATGCTCAAGAAGGAATGGGCCGCCTCCCGCAAGGCCGGACGCGCCTTCAAGAACAAGATCAAACCGACTGTTCTGCGCTGGCGGAGCTAG
- a CDS encoding aromatic ring-hydroxylating dioxygenase subunit alpha, which produces MDQELQVSILKELMRQIDEKSNMDAGVQYKVPNSIYADPDLAQTEWQVFFQDHPQMIGLSGDLPAENCFLTMNDFGVPVIATRDSTGRFRAFLNICRHRATRVETKPRGKRKLFVCPFHAWSYSTSGELIAVSDQSDFGDVDKSCRGLIELPAVEAAGMLFIHPNPSGKLDVEALLGRDLLQEMRSIGFDEYVFGANKTIDMKLNWKLANDTFGETYHFQKLHKNTLGQIFIGNNTHYEEFGRNHRFTTASQGINEFRDMPEEDWEIQRGTFVAYHLFPNIQMFWAGDTVSLVRIYPDADNPGRSISQVSIYFTKAAYDQAAALSEEEREQAVKDTYSSSGPGRSPSFEASLEVFTSTIEHEDYVMGEYQQQAAESGLAGEALFGRNEPVLHHFHRSYREALGLPHFETV; this is translated from the coding sequence ATGGATCAAGAACTTCAGGTCAGCATTCTCAAAGAACTGATGAGGCAGATCGATGAGAAATCGAACATGGATGCTGGCGTTCAATATAAAGTTCCGAATTCGATCTATGCCGATCCCGATCTCGCGCAAACCGAATGGCAAGTGTTCTTTCAGGATCATCCTCAGATGATCGGTCTGTCGGGTGATTTGCCGGCCGAGAACTGCTTTCTGACAATGAACGATTTTGGTGTTCCGGTCATCGCAACGCGAGATTCAACTGGACGGTTTCGAGCATTCCTGAATATTTGCAGGCACCGGGCGACACGTGTTGAAACGAAACCGCGCGGAAAGCGAAAATTGTTTGTTTGCCCATTTCACGCCTGGTCTTATTCAACCTCTGGCGAGCTTATCGCTGTTTCCGATCAAAGTGATTTTGGCGACGTCGATAAATCCTGCCGCGGTTTGATTGAGCTGCCGGCTGTCGAGGCGGCCGGAATGTTGTTTATCCATCCCAACCCGAGCGGTAAACTCGATGTCGAGGCATTGCTCGGACGCGATCTGCTCCAGGAGATGAGGTCGATTGGATTCGATGAATACGTGTTTGGCGCGAACAAGACGATTGATATGAAACTGAACTGGAAACTCGCGAATGACACGTTCGGTGAAACATATCACTTCCAGAAACTGCACAAGAATACGCTCGGCCAAATCTTCATAGGCAACAACACGCATTACGAGGAGTTCGGTCGCAATCACAGGTTCACCACAGCCAGTCAGGGCATCAACGAGTTTCGAGACATGCCGGAAGAAGATTGGGAAATTCAACGCGGGACATTTGTCGCGTATCACTTGTTTCCGAACATCCAGATGTTTTGGGCAGGCGATACAGTTTCACTGGTGCGCATCTATCCTGATGCGGACAATCCGGGTCGGTCCATCTCACAGGTCTCCATCTATTTTACCAAGGCAGCCTACGATCAGGCGGCAGCCCTGAGCGAAGAAGAAAGAGAACAAGCCGTCAAAGACACTTACTCCTCTTCGGGGCCCGGACGGAGTCCCTCTTTCGAGGCATCGTTGGAGGTCTTTACCAGCACGATCGAACACGAAGATTATGTCATGGGGGAGTACCAACAACAGGCCGCGGAAAGCGGTCTTGCGGGCGAGGCATTATTTGGCCGGAATGAACCGGTCTTGCATCATTTTCATCGGTCTTATCGCGAAGCGCTTGGGTTACCACACTTTGAAACCGTCTGA
- a CDS encoding VWA domain-containing protein yields MFLNFFNELRAAKVPVTLKEYLSLMEAMDKGVIDRDVEDFYYLARAALVKDERNIDKFDKVFGHVFKGLDSLGEAIEAQDLPEEWLRKMTEKFLSPEEMAEIEAMGGFEKLMETLKKRLEEQKKRHEGGNKWIGTGGTSPFGANGYNPEGIRIGQDKSRHRRATKVWDKREFKNYDDSVELGTRNIKVALKRLRKWARTGSPDELDLDATIRNTARQGYLDIEMRPERRNSVSVLLLMDVGGSMDPHVKVMEELFSAARTEIKNLEYYYFHNCPYEGLWKDNRRRRADVIPTWDVLHKYPSEYKVIIVGDATMSPYEITYAGGSVEHWNEEPGGLWIQRLVEQYPNLAWLNPVKSGAWDYTGSIQLIRELIGPDRMFEMTLEGLDGAMKELGR; encoded by the coding sequence ATGTTCCTCAACTTCTTCAATGAACTTCGCGCCGCCAAGGTTCCGGTCACGCTGAAGGAATATCTGTCGCTGATGGAAGCCATGGATAAGGGCGTCATCGACCGCGATGTCGAGGATTTCTATTATCTCGCTCGCGCCGCTCTGGTGAAGGATGAGCGCAATATCGACAAGTTCGACAAGGTATTCGGTCACGTTTTCAAGGGCCTGGACAGCCTCGGCGAGGCGATCGAAGCGCAGGACCTGCCGGAAGAATGGCTGCGCAAGATGACAGAAAAATTCCTCAGCCCGGAAGAAATGGCGGAAATCGAAGCCATGGGCGGCTTCGAGAAGCTGATGGAAACGCTGAAGAAACGTCTCGAAGAGCAGAAGAAGCGGCACGAAGGTGGCAATAAGTGGATCGGAACCGGCGGCACCTCGCCCTTCGGCGCCAATGGCTATAATCCGGAAGGCATCCGCATTGGCCAGGACAAGTCGCGCCACCGCCGCGCCACCAAGGTCTGGGACAAGCGCGAGTTCAAGAATTATGATGACAGTGTCGAACTCGGCACGCGCAATATCAAGGTCGCGCTGAAACGCCTGCGCAAATGGGCCCGCACCGGCAGCCCGGATGAGCTGGATCTCGATGCGACGATCCGGAACACGGCTCGCCAGGGCTATCTCGATATCGAAATGCGCCCGGAGCGCCGCAATTCTGTCTCTGTATTGCTGCTCATGGATGTCGGCGGCTCGATGGACCCACATGTTAAGGTGATGGAAGAGCTATTCTCTGCCGCCCGGACGGAGATCAAGAATCTCGAATACTACTATTTCCACAATTGCCCTTATGAGGGTCTCTGGAAAGACAATCGCCGTCGCCGCGCCGATGTCATCCCGACCTGGGACGTGCTGCACAAGTATCCGAGCGAGTACAAGGTGATCATTGTCGGCGACGCGACCATGAGCCCGTACGAGATCACTTATGCTGGCGGTTCGGTCGAGCATTGGAACGAAGAGCCTGGTGGCCTGTGGATCCAGCGTCTGGTGGAACAGTATCCGAACCTTGCCTGGCTGAACCCGGTCAAATCCGGAGCCTGGGACTATACAGGCTCGATCCAGCTGATCCGCGAACTGATCGGCCCGGACCGGATGTTCGAAATGACACTTGAGGGCCTGGACGGCGCAATGAAAGAGCTCGGGCGCTAG
- a CDS encoding 3-hydroxybutyryl-CoA dehydrogenase has protein sequence MSDIKTIGVVGAGQMGNGIAHVCALAGYDVILNDVSKDALENGLVTIEKNMTRQVSREAISLEDMKAAQSRIKTSVELVPFAGVDLAIEAATENRDVKEKIFAALCNVVPAHAYLATNTSSISVTRLASTTDRPEKFIGLHFMNPVPLMQLMEIIRGLATDQDTYEMATGFAERLGKTTTNAEDYPAFIVNRILVPMINEAVYALYEGVGTVESIDTAMRLGANHPMGPLTLADFIGLDTCLSIMQVLHDGLADTKYRPCPLLVKYVEAGWLGRKAGRGFYDYSGDAPVPTR, from the coding sequence TTGTCGGATATCAAGACGATTGGCGTCGTAGGCGCAGGTCAGATGGGCAATGGCATCGCACATGTGTGCGCATTGGCCGGGTACGACGTGATCCTGAATGACGTGTCCAAGGATGCCCTCGAGAACGGCCTGGTGACGATCGAAAAGAACATGACGCGCCAGGTTTCGCGTGAAGCGATTAGCCTCGAGGACATGAAAGCCGCGCAATCACGGATCAAGACGAGCGTTGAACTCGTCCCATTCGCTGGCGTCGATCTCGCCATTGAGGCGGCAACGGAAAATCGCGACGTCAAAGAGAAGATCTTCGCCGCCCTCTGCAATGTGGTGCCGGCGCACGCCTATCTGGCAACCAATACATCGTCCATTTCTGTCACCCGTCTGGCCTCGACCACGGATCGTCCGGAGAAGTTTATCGGTCTGCACTTCATGAATCCGGTGCCGCTGATGCAGCTGATGGAAATCATTCGCGGCCTCGCCACTGATCAGGACACCTATGAAATGGCCACCGGGTTCGCTGAGCGCCTCGGCAAGACCACGACGAATGCGGAAGACTATCCCGCGTTTATTGTGAACCGAATCCTGGTGCCGATGATCAATGAAGCGGTCTACGCGCTGTATGAAGGCGTCGGTACGGTCGAGAGCATCGACACGGCCATGCGGCTCGGCGCCAACCATCCGATGGGGCCTTTGACGCTGGCGGATTTCATTGGTCTCGATACATGTCTGTCAATCATGCAGGTCCTGCATGACGGCCTCGCCGACACCAAGTATCGACCTTGCCCCCTTCTGGTGAAATATGTCGAAGCCGGCTGGCTCGGCCGTAAGGCTGGCCGCGGGTTCTATGATTATAGCGGTGATGCGCCGGTACCGACGCGGTAG
- a CDS encoding toll/interleukin-1 receptor domain-containing protein produces the protein MTDAREDLLNLIGKAQSLSALNDAMRIMRELLPASSPDRNLRKQVTLLRARLRDALEADRLGLRSQTELREEELKLAHIAREVAADVVRTADPDHLQTSVQSLSVSLASRQPEGQADKAGGQIFLSYRRKDSADVTARIRERLVGEFGREAVFFDVDSIPLGVNFRAHIVATLAQCKACLAIVGPEWVNICDDKGNRRLDDFNDPIRVEIETALRIDRRVIPVLVGNANVPERDQVPDSLHGFCSQNAFKVRPDPDFDQDMSKLIELLQMQVL, from the coding sequence ATGACCGATGCCCGCGAAGACCTTCTGAACCTGATCGGCAAGGCGCAATCCTTGAGCGCTCTCAACGATGCCATGCGGATCATGCGGGAATTGCTGCCCGCGAGCTCGCCGGATCGCAATCTGCGCAAGCAGGTCACTTTGTTGCGGGCGCGGCTGCGCGACGCGCTGGAAGCAGATCGCCTCGGCCTGCGCAGTCAGACAGAACTGCGCGAGGAGGAATTGAAACTCGCCCACATTGCGCGCGAAGTGGCAGCAGATGTCGTTCGCACCGCCGATCCTGATCATTTGCAAACCTCGGTCCAATCCCTCTCCGTCTCACTCGCCTCGCGCCAGCCTGAGGGCCAGGCGGACAAGGCCGGTGGTCAGATCTTCTTGTCATACCGGCGCAAGGATTCCGCAGATGTCACCGCCCGCATTCGGGAGCGTCTGGTTGGCGAGTTTGGCCGGGAAGCGGTCTTTTTCGATGTCGACTCGATCCCGCTCGGCGTCAATTTCCGCGCCCATATCGTCGCGACGCTCGCACAGTGCAAAGCCTGCCTCGCCATAGTTGGTCCGGAATGGGTGAATATTTGCGACGACAAGGGCAATCGACGGCTGGATGATTTCAATGACCCCATTCGCGTCGAGATCGAAACCGCCCTGCGGATTGACCGGCGGGTGATCCCTGTTCTGGTTGGCAATGCAAATGTCCCGGAGCGGGACCAGGTGCCCGACAGCTTGCACGGCTTTTGCTCGCAGAATGCGTTCAAGGTGCGCCCTGACCCCGACTTTGATCAGGATATGAGCAAGCTGATCGAATTGCTGCAGATGCAGGTCCTGTAG
- a CDS encoding ABC transporter ATP-binding protein, whose protein sequence is MLGQVEHSHGRRKVATLAPLEQAVIAQQKIEDLVAASSETDALCALQDFVADFVPSLREAVMQLRNSYDIIRYEERSMNSDATAVNRIRNEILELAYDAVDFVESKSEGATRTAPTGIPTSVEDELGMSAAPAALDAEAAQIIPRKKQKKKRRRSSSNGADTDIVCRLEEVGRTFGKGRFKMDQISLDIRRGEIIAIAGRNASGKTTLLNMMLGDLLPTTGKISYPALEGTGLRLRRNWTKIKSQIGSVPQLPEKWFGRLRHNLNYIAAVNGTRDQDLESFIDWHLSRYELFRFRHSRWDEISGGYKIRFELVRALLSQPKMLVLDEPLAYLDVVARDRFLRDIRAIADSRDNPMPIIITSQHLSEVEAIADHILLLDDGVLKYQGSVDDLQANQQYRVLEIAVDAPLSAIETALSGAQLQGIEPTVEGYILAIPKSASGSSIFTRLSAAFGDDFTMMRDITGSVRAIMSDVGT, encoded by the coding sequence ATGCTTGGTCAGGTGGAACACAGCCATGGACGCCGGAAAGTCGCGACCTTAGCGCCGCTTGAACAAGCTGTCATCGCCCAGCAGAAAATCGAGGACCTGGTGGCCGCTTCATCCGAAACGGATGCTTTGTGCGCGCTTCAGGACTTCGTTGCGGACTTCGTTCCGAGCCTGCGCGAAGCGGTCATGCAGCTGCGCAACAGCTATGACATCATTCGCTATGAAGAGCGATCGATGAACAGCGACGCCACGGCGGTGAACCGGATTCGCAACGAAATCCTGGAATTGGCCTATGACGCGGTCGATTTTGTGGAAAGCAAGTCGGAGGGCGCGACCCGGACCGCACCGACCGGTATTCCCACCTCGGTCGAGGATGAGCTGGGAATGTCGGCCGCTCCCGCAGCTCTGGACGCTGAGGCGGCCCAAATTATCCCTCGAAAGAAACAAAAGAAAAAGCGGCGCAGATCGAGCTCGAACGGCGCCGACACAGATATTGTCTGCCGACTGGAAGAGGTCGGCCGGACCTTTGGCAAGGGTCGGTTCAAAATGGACCAGATCAGCCTCGACATACGGCGCGGAGAGATCATTGCCATTGCCGGACGAAATGCGAGCGGCAAGACCACTCTGCTCAACATGATGCTGGGGGATTTGCTGCCGACGACCGGCAAGATCAGCTATCCGGCCCTTGAAGGCACAGGCCTGCGCCTGCGGCGCAACTGGACGAAAATCAAGAGCCAGATCGGCTCGGTTCCGCAATTGCCGGAAAAGTGGTTTGGTCGCTTGCGCCACAACCTCAACTATATTGCCGCCGTGAACGGAACCCGGGACCAGGACCTTGAGAGTTTCATCGACTGGCACTTGTCGCGTTACGAATTGTTCCGGTTCAGACATTCACGCTGGGACGAGATTTCAGGCGGATACAAGATCCGGTTCGAACTGGTCAGGGCCTTGCTTTCACAACCGAAAATGCTGGTTCTGGACGAACCCCTCGCCTATCTGGATGTGGTCGCCCGCGACCGGTTCCTGCGGGATATCCGCGCCATTGCTGACTCGCGCGACAATCCGATGCCGATCATCATCACCTCACAGCACCTGTCAGAGGTGGAAGCGATCGCGGACCATATCCTGCTGCTTGATGACGGCGTGCTGAAATATCAGGGCTCGGTCGACGACCTTCAGGCCAATCAGCAATACCGGGTATTGGAAATTGCGGTCGATGCTCCCTTGAGCGCAATTGAAACCGCGCTCTCCGGAGCGCAATTGCAAGGCATCGAACCGACGGTTGAAGGCTACATTCTGGCCATTCCCAAATCGGCGTCGGGCAGCTCCATCTTCACGCGGCTCTCAGCCGCCTTCGGCGATGATTTCACCATGATGCGCGACATTACCGGATCGGTTCGCGCCATCATGAGCGATGTGGGGACGTAA